The following proteins are encoded in a genomic region of Desulfosporosinus youngiae DSM 17734:
- a CDS encoding MDR family MFS transporter, producing MEKTTQRKMVTLAMLVSILLVALDTTIITTAMPHIVDQLSGLNLLSWVFAIYLLTSSVTTPIYGKLADLFGRKPVFIFGVALFVIGSMVSGMAQTMHQLIIFRGFQGLGAGAVLPLTFTIIADLYPGEERARMQGVFSSVWGVAGLLGPLVGGLFVDHISWRWIFYINVPVGIIAIFLVFSFLHETALEKTKKSIDYLGTALFTISMGSLLFALISGGQFYAWSSVEIISLFIVALVFLLAFLIVETKAKEPMLPLSLFKIPVIAVSNAVGFVASGVLIGVNVYLPVWIQSLLGHSATSSGLTLMPMSFAWPLASTLAGRFMYRIGSKATAVFGAVMIMAGSAWLLLINPGSPYWYLVGIMVVIGFGMGCSFTPLTVLVQSAVGWNLRGAATASNTFSRSLGQTVGIAALGTVFNNTLNQRGMAQGLHMVFILVFATSVITLLTSALLPSHRRVMANQKAD from the coding sequence ATGGAGAAGACAACCCAGCGCAAGATGGTTACTCTAGCCATGCTTGTATCGATTTTACTGGTCGCTCTGGATACGACCATCATTACCACCGCTATGCCTCACATCGTTGACCAATTAAGCGGCTTGAATTTACTCAGTTGGGTGTTTGCGATTTATTTGCTGACATCCTCCGTAACCACACCCATTTACGGCAAGCTTGCCGACCTGTTCGGAAGAAAGCCCGTGTTTATCTTTGGAGTTGCCCTCTTCGTCATCGGTTCCATGGTGTCCGGTATGGCCCAAACCATGCACCAGCTCATTATCTTCCGCGGCTTTCAGGGCCTGGGTGCCGGGGCCGTGCTGCCCCTGACCTTTACCATCATCGCCGATCTTTATCCCGGGGAAGAACGGGCACGAATGCAGGGTGTCTTCAGCTCGGTCTGGGGCGTTGCCGGTCTGCTCGGCCCATTAGTAGGAGGACTGTTTGTTGATCACATTTCCTGGCGCTGGATTTTTTATATCAATGTTCCCGTCGGCATCATTGCCATTTTCTTAGTCTTCAGTTTCCTTCACGAAACGGCCCTGGAAAAAACCAAGAAGTCTATTGACTATTTGGGAACCGCCTTGTTTACCATTTCCATGGGCTCCCTGCTCTTCGCCCTAATCAGCGGAGGACAGTTCTACGCCTGGAGTTCAGTGGAGATCATCTCCCTTTTTATCGTGGCCTTGGTATTTCTCCTGGCCTTCCTAATTGTAGAAACCAAAGCTAAGGAACCTATGCTGCCCCTCTCCCTCTTTAAAATTCCGGTCATTGCCGTATCCAATGCTGTTGGTTTTGTGGCCAGCGGCGTACTGATCGGCGTCAATGTTTACCTGCCTGTCTGGATTCAAAGCCTGCTGGGGCATAGTGCTACCAGTTCGGGGCTGACTCTGATGCCCATGTCCTTCGCTTGGCCTTTGGCCTCAACCTTGGCCGGAAGGTTCATGTACCGAATCGGCTCCAAAGCCACTGCTGTCTTCGGCGCGGTCATGATTATGGCGGGGTCGGCCTGGCTGCTGCTGATTAATCCCGGGTCTCCTTATTGGTATTTAGTCGGGATCATGGTTGTCATCGGCTTCGGCATGGGTTGTTCTTTCACCCCGTTAACCGTCTTGGTTCAGTCGGCTGTTGGCTGGAATTTACGGGGAGCGGCTACAGCCTCCAATACGTTTTCCCGCTCACTTGGACAAACTGTAGGCATCGCGGCCCTGGGCACCGTGTTTAACAATACTCTGAACCAAAGAGGTATGGCCCAAGGCTTGCATATGGTCTTTATTCTGGTTTTTGCCACTTCTGTTATTACCTTACTGACCAGTGCCTTACTGCCCTCCCATCGCAGGGTTATGGCCAACCAAAAGGCAGATTAA
- a CDS encoding CheR family methyltransferase gives MLEGIYRISGYDFRNYVLSSIRRRIWHRVQAERLTTITGLQEKIFHDTSCMERLIKDFSIQVTEMFRDPGFFISFRKNVIPLIKKSPLIKIWHAGCSTGEEVYSMAILLSEEGLYDKTRLYATDINENAIEMAKRGVYSLGKMKTYTSNYLNAGGRQSFSNYYTLRGENAVFDNVLRKNIVFAKHNLVSDSSFNEFNVIICRNVLIYFNKELENKVHGLFYNSLGPRGILALGKKETIKFTTYNDNYSKIDNEENIYQKMQKGANDEG, from the coding sequence TTGCTTGAAGGAATCTATAGAATTAGTGGTTATGACTTTAGAAATTATGTGTTGTCGTCCATTCGCCGGCGTATATGGCATCGTGTTCAGGCAGAAAGGTTAACCACAATCACAGGACTACAGGAAAAGATTTTTCATGATACATCTTGTATGGAGCGATTAATCAAGGATTTTTCGATACAAGTCACGGAAATGTTCAGAGATCCTGGATTTTTCATATCATTTCGAAAAAATGTAATCCCACTAATCAAAAAATCCCCGTTAATTAAAATTTGGCATGCGGGCTGTTCTACCGGGGAAGAAGTGTATTCTATGGCTATTCTTTTGTCAGAAGAAGGGCTGTATGATAAAACCCGTCTCTATGCGACGGATATAAATGAAAATGCCATTGAAATGGCTAAAAGAGGTGTTTATTCTCTTGGAAAAATGAAAACGTACACAAGTAATTATCTGAATGCTGGGGGGAGGCAATCTTTTTCAAACTATTATACGTTAAGAGGAGAAAATGCAGTTTTTGATAATGTACTCCGGAAAAATATCGTTTTCGCTAAACATAACTTAGTAAGCGATAGCTCATTTAATGAATTTAACGTAATAATCTGTAGAAATGTTTTAATCTATTTTAACAAAGAGTTGGAGAATAAAGTGCATGGTCTCTTTTATAACAGTTTAGGACCCAGGGGGATTTTAGCTTTAGGAAAAAAAGAAACCATTAAATTTACTACTTATAATGATAACTACAGCAAAATTGATAATGAAGAAAACATTTATCAAAAGATGCAAAAGGGAGCTAATGATGAAGGATAA
- a CDS encoding NifB/NifX family molybdenum-iron cluster-binding protein, whose protein sequence is MVIAIASIGGEISPHFGHSDGCMIYSLANQELTVNEFVNNPLARIKQGLFRQNHGKDNCSCRFFAEFLLHEIQFDVLVTGHIGDAASQLLSRRGVEVIANTKGNISDYLREYISKKGLTCPAFALS, encoded by the coding sequence ATGGTCATTGCCATTGCCAGTATTGGAGGAGAAATTTCGCCTCATTTCGGACATAGTGACGGGTGTATGATCTATAGCCTGGCAAATCAGGAGCTTACTGTGAACGAATTCGTTAACAATCCGCTGGCCCGGATAAAACAGGGACTATTCCGGCAGAACCACGGCAAGGACAATTGCTCCTGCCGGTTCTTTGCAGAATTTCTTCTTCATGAAATTCAATTTGATGTGCTGGTGACGGGGCATATCGGCGACGCAGCGTCCCAGCTTTTGAGCCGGAGGGGTGTTGAGGTTATTGCCAATACTAAAGGGAACATTTCCGACTATTTGCGGGAGTATATCAGTAAGAAAGGGTTAACCTGCCCTGCATTTGCGCTAAGTTAA
- a CDS encoding ATP-binding protein: MEQLMKLKNVLILGIGSFLILLITVVITGFYQMRVVNNEMVLIVNDRYQKVNLAKNISIELGNITRNLREIFLLNNQMAPTQYIESIHNSNSQVIGNISTLVGLSKSAEIDKVAQLRASFEEYLNYEKQAIYLIESNRIEEAKELILNSSNDKLENLIRSLNDVNELEEQLMNASLSSSQNVFYKSKIIFALYVLIGLILGIIISLWMLKAFLGDLGQLTKAMKGITSYPDKTSLPRLNVSKNELGELSAVFNEMAGALEIQTRQQSESTQALKVRNWLQSKVSETHALFQGVQKVEDFCSLLIHWVCQIVESNYGNFYIRSNETGTIKLMASYAGDGQEIGTTEFKLGEGLIGQCFLENRIINLTEASGQYISITTGLGQIISKQIKLLPVEFENQVVAVIELASLSEFSSKKREFLEQVRWNIGIIQNRIQEHEHVQKLLKESQILTEELQTQSELLQTQQEELKTFHEKLEEQYKELELKNIELSQAKANLEDQARQLESSSRYKSEFLSNMSHELRTPLNSLLILSKLLWENKDRNLNSKQLEYAKTIWSSGNDLLQLINDILDLSKIEAGKLAVNRDEVILTDLVKELERQFRPMSLEKGLDFRAEVNNITYELITDRRLLKQILANLLSNAIKFTEQGYVRMHIQERKPKDNMIAFHVTDSGIGIAEDNQDLIFEAFQQADGTTSRKYGGTGLGLSICRELAALLGGYIELKSVEGKGSTFTLYLPGVTSDNSLATSAPSLETKQNFVNAAAKIVNEEDVFSKTAVPGELMGRVVLVVDDDMRNIFAISAALEKAKVKVLYAENGREALEKLKGNRDIELILMDIMMPEMDGYETMIQIRGLPGYAQIPIIALTAKAMKDDREKCLEAGASDYLSKPVDIDKLTSLIRVWLYR; the protein is encoded by the coding sequence ATGGAGCAACTTATGAAGCTTAAAAACGTACTTATTTTAGGAATTGGTAGTTTTCTTATTCTCTTGATCACAGTAGTCATTACTGGATTTTATCAAATGAGAGTCGTCAATAATGAAATGGTTTTAATAGTCAATGACCGTTATCAAAAGGTGAATCTAGCGAAGAATATTTCAATTGAGTTAGGGAATATTACCCGAAACCTTAGAGAAATCTTTTTACTTAATAATCAGATGGCCCCTACTCAATATATAGAAAGCATCCATAATTCCAACAGTCAGGTAATAGGTAATATTTCAACTTTAGTGGGGCTTTCCAAATCAGCAGAAATAGATAAAGTTGCTCAGCTGAGAGCAAGCTTTGAAGAGTACCTTAATTATGAAAAACAAGCTATTTATCTAATAGAGTCCAACAGAATTGAGGAAGCAAAAGAATTAATTCTTAATTCTTCAAACGATAAGTTAGAGAATCTAATCCGATCATTGAATGATGTAAATGAACTGGAAGAACAGTTGATGAATGCGTCTTTATCTAGTTCACAGAATGTTTTTTATAAAAGTAAAATTATATTTGCTTTGTACGTACTTATCGGTTTAATCCTTGGAATCATTATTTCTCTATGGATGTTAAAGGCTTTTCTCGGAGATCTCGGTCAATTGACCAAAGCAATGAAAGGAATTACTTCTTATCCGGATAAAACCTCGTTACCCCGTCTGAATGTGTCTAAGAATGAGTTGGGGGAGTTATCCGCCGTATTTAATGAAATGGCTGGTGCTTTAGAAATCCAAACCCGTCAACAGAGCGAATCCACCCAAGCTTTAAAGGTTCGGAACTGGCTGCAATCAAAAGTCAGCGAGACTCATGCCTTATTTCAGGGGGTTCAAAAGGTTGAAGATTTCTGTAGTTTATTAATCCATTGGGTTTGCCAAATTGTTGAATCAAACTATGGCAACTTTTACATCCGTTCCAACGAAACCGGTACTATTAAGTTAATGGCTTCGTATGCCGGAGATGGTCAAGAGATTGGCACAACGGAGTTTAAACTTGGTGAGGGTTTAATAGGTCAATGTTTTTTAGAAAATAGAATCATTAACCTAACAGAAGCTTCCGGCCAATACATTTCTATTACTACCGGACTGGGACAAATTATTTCAAAGCAGATTAAATTGCTTCCGGTTGAATTTGAAAATCAAGTAGTTGCGGTGATTGAGTTAGCATCCCTTTCAGAGTTTTCTTCTAAAAAGAGAGAATTTTTAGAACAAGTTCGCTGGAATATCGGTATTATTCAGAACCGCATACAAGAGCATGAGCATGTCCAAAAACTCTTAAAAGAATCTCAGATACTTACTGAGGAATTGCAAACTCAATCTGAATTGCTGCAAACTCAGCAAGAAGAATTGAAAACCTTTCACGAAAAGCTGGAGGAACAATATAAAGAATTGGAGCTTAAAAATATTGAACTGTCCCAGGCTAAAGCAAATTTAGAAGATCAGGCCCGTCAACTCGAATCCAGTTCCCGGTATAAATCTGAATTCCTTTCAAATATGTCCCATGAATTAAGAACTCCCCTTAACAGTCTTTTAATATTGTCAAAGCTGTTATGGGAAAACAAGGATAGAAACCTTAATTCAAAACAGCTTGAATACGCGAAAACAATCTGGTCCTCCGGTAATGATTTGCTGCAGCTAATCAATGATATTTTAGATCTATCGAAGATTGAGGCCGGAAAGCTAGCAGTCAATAGGGATGAGGTTATCTTAACTGATCTCGTAAAAGAGCTTGAACGACAGTTTAGACCAATGTCTCTGGAAAAAGGACTGGATTTTAGGGCTGAAGTGAATAATATAACATATGAGTTGATCACAGACAGACGCCTCTTAAAGCAAATTTTAGCGAATCTGTTAAGTAATGCGATTAAATTTACTGAACAGGGTTATGTAAGAATGCACATTCAAGAACGAAAGCCAAAGGATAACATGATTGCTTTTCATGTTACTGATTCCGGAATCGGTATTGCCGAAGATAATCAGGATTTGATTTTCGAAGCCTTTCAACAGGCTGATGGTACCACCAGCCGTAAATATGGCGGTACTGGCCTTGGTTTGTCTATTTGCAGAGAGTTGGCAGCTTTATTGGGAGGTTATATAGAACTTAAAAGTGTTGAGGGAAAGGGAAGTACCTTTACACTTTATTTACCTGGTGTAACTTCAGATAATTCCCTTGCAACAAGTGCACCATCGCTGGAGACTAAGCAAAATTTCGTTAATGCTGCTGCCAAAATAGTAAATGAAGAAGATGTTTTCTCAAAAACGGCTGTCCCAGGGGAGTTGATGGGGAGGGTTGTCCTTGTTGTTGATGACGATATGCGTAATATATTTGCCATATCAGCTGCTCTTGAGAAAGCTAAAGTCAAAGTATTGTATGCAGAGAATGGACGGGAGGCTTTGGAAAAACTTAAAGGGAACCGTGACATAGAACTGATCCTGATGGATATTATGATGCCTGAGATGGATGGCTATGAGACGATGATACAGATAAGGGGATTGCCCGGGTATGCACAGATCCCCATAATAGCCCTAACTGCGAAGGCGATGAAAGATGACCGGGAGAAATGTCTGGAAGCCGGCGCTTCTGATTATTTAAGTAAACCCGTAGATATCGATAAATTAACGTCCTTAATTCGAGTATGGTTGTATAGGTAG
- a CDS encoding metal-sensing transcriptional repressor: MGSHHKHHKSVINRLARIEGHVRSIKEMASNHRDCGDLLIQIAAARSALDNVGKLILKDHLRECVVEGVESGNKDKVLADLEEALNQFIR, translated from the coding sequence ATGGGTTCCCATCACAAACATCATAAAAGCGTCATTAATCGTTTGGCCCGTATTGAGGGGCATGTCCGCTCCATTAAGGAAATGGCCTCCAATCATCGGGATTGCGGCGACTTACTCATCCAAATCGCCGCGGCTCGTTCCGCTCTGGATAATGTGGGCAAGTTAATTTTAAAGGACCATTTGCGGGAATGTGTTGTGGAGGGCGTGGAATCGGGCAATAAGGATAAGGTGCTGGCCGATTTGGAAGAAGCCCTCAATCAGTTTATTCGTTAA
- a CDS encoding M20/M25/M40 family metallo-hydrolase, which yields MAIDWEDIKREMIRYLRDLIRIDTSAGRDGETRAAHYLRAVLEANNLPAEVREPVPGKGSLICRRPGRVPDQSLLLLSHLDAAPVDNPAEWQYPPFSGAYQAGEIWGRGAVDCKGLAVVWLMLVLLIQRQRIPIKRGLVYAATADEESGGRWGVEWLLEHTGDLLGCPYALNEGGGFSFHHRKGEIYTCQYGEKGSLVLDCRIQSHNSVHPFSGAEKVRIKPENAKLIQPVLDALGRINNIPPGLISWLPYGGKAALLKGFSGLPFDYATLMYNTLKLEILPPPDGQGSVLRVHLSAVPGESLAELKEKVFQQGLILPGQVSDVRTVSAAEANSSPLDTSLYPFIRRAIEQKGSSGGVLLPFVTPGVTDSRHLRARGIICYGFFPTPPETDIRLIHKANERISAEALVFALGRLYEVVIPFLTADDF from the coding sequence ATGGCCATAGACTGGGAAGATATCAAACGGGAAATGATCCGCTACTTAAGGGACTTAATCCGCATAGATACCTCGGCAGGCCGGGATGGAGAAACCCGGGCGGCTCATTATCTCAGGGCAGTATTGGAGGCAAATAACTTGCCGGCTGAAGTCAGGGAACCTGTTCCGGGAAAAGGCTCTCTTATCTGCCGCAGACCCGGCCGGGTTCCGGACCAATCTCTGCTCCTCCTCTCCCATCTCGATGCGGCTCCCGTTGACAACCCGGCGGAATGGCAATATCCTCCCTTCAGCGGCGCTTATCAGGCAGGAGAAATCTGGGGCCGGGGAGCCGTTGATTGTAAAGGCTTGGCGGTTGTCTGGCTGATGCTGGTCCTGCTGATCCAACGCCAGCGAATCCCTATAAAAAGAGGACTGGTTTACGCGGCCACAGCGGATGAGGAATCAGGAGGCCGCTGGGGAGTGGAATGGCTGCTGGAACATACCGGGGATTTGCTGGGGTGCCCTTATGCTTTAAACGAAGGCGGCGGGTTTTCATTTCACCATAGAAAAGGGGAAATCTATACCTGCCAATACGGGGAAAAAGGGAGCTTGGTTTTGGACTGCAGGATTCAATCCCACAACTCCGTCCATCCCTTCTCCGGAGCTGAAAAGGTACGGATTAAGCCTGAGAATGCCAAGCTGATCCAGCCTGTGCTGGATGCTCTGGGGCGAATAAACAATATCCCCCCTGGACTGATCTCCTGGCTGCCGTATGGGGGGAAAGCTGCTTTGCTTAAAGGATTTTCCGGCTTGCCCTTTGATTACGCCACCCTGATGTACAATACTCTGAAACTGGAAATTCTTCCGCCGCCGGACGGCCAAGGCTCCGTCCTCCGGGTACATTTGTCGGCGGTGCCGGGGGAATCCCTGGCGGAGCTGAAAGAAAAGGTTTTTCAGCAAGGCTTGATTTTGCCTGGCCAAGTGAGTGATGTCCGGACGGTATCCGCTGCAGAGGCGAACAGTTCGCCGCTGGATACCTCTCTTTACCCCTTTATCCGGAGAGCTATTGAGCAGAAAGGCAGCTCCGGCGGAGTGCTTTTGCCGTTTGTTACCCCGGGGGTGACAGACAGCAGACATTTAAGAGCAAGAGGAATTATCTGTTACGGATTTTTCCCTACCCCGCCGGAGACGGACATTCGTTTAATCCACAAGGCCAATGAGCGTATTTCCGCTGAGGCGTTAGTGTTTGCCCTGGGGAGATTATATGAGGTTGTAATACCGTTTCTTACGGCGGATGATTTTTGA
- a CDS encoding pyridoxamine 5'-phosphate oxidase family protein, translating to MQEVFDFLKKCQTYYLATVDGDQPRVRPFGTVNIFEGKLYIQTGKAKDVSKQMLANPKIEICAFNGQEWIRVQAVAMEDDRVEAKQSMLDNYPSLQDRYSASDDNTQVLYLKDATATIASFTAEPRTIKF from the coding sequence ATGCAAGAGGTTTTTGATTTCTTAAAGAAGTGCCAGACTTATTACTTAGCAACCGTTGACGGGGATCAGCCGCGAGTCCGTCCTTTCGGGACCGTCAACATTTTTGAGGGTAAGCTTTACATTCAAACCGGCAAAGCAAAGGATGTTTCCAAGCAAATGCTGGCCAATCCCAAAATTGAAATCTGTGCTTTTAATGGTCAGGAATGGATTCGCGTTCAGGCCGTCGCCATGGAGGATGACCGGGTTGAAGCCAAACAGAGTATGCTGGATAACTATCCTTCCCTTCAGGACCGGTATTCGGCCAGCGATGACAACACCCAGGTATTGTATTTGAAAGATGCCACAGCTACCATCGCTTCCTTTACCGCTGAGCCCAGAACCATAAAATTCTAA
- a CDS encoding DUF3793 family protein — MNFISLRSIQNDKDYLYYKLAYLTAPTMAKKKPATLLSFSHNNWDLYALWETYKVEIAEKLQLEYFEIRKCPKRILVIFFNRPLLLKTLLKDCNRKYLMAAGYSGELDLEEYLILLKRRFATSCPHEVGIFLGIPLEDVLTFVEKEGKGCLLNSYWKVYHNPQKARLIFASYDQARAEVSKLHQMAAAAGKG, encoded by the coding sequence ATGAATTTTATCAGCTTGCGGAGTATTCAAAATGACAAAGATTACTTGTACTATAAATTAGCTTACCTGACTGCCCCAACCATGGCTAAGAAAAAGCCTGCTACCCTGCTTTCCTTTTCCCATAACAACTGGGACCTCTATGCTCTTTGGGAAACCTATAAGGTTGAGATTGCGGAGAAATTACAGCTGGAGTATTTTGAAATCCGTAAATGCCCGAAACGAATCCTGGTTATTTTTTTCAACAGACCGCTTTTGCTGAAAACTCTGTTAAAAGACTGCAATCGGAAATACCTGATGGCTGCAGGATATTCAGGAGAATTGGACTTGGAGGAATATCTGATTTTGCTCAAGCGCCGCTTCGCCACCTCTTGTCCTCATGAGGTAGGCATCTTTTTGGGCATTCCCCTGGAAGATGTTCTGACCTTTGTAGAAAAGGAAGGCAAAGGTTGTTTGCTTAATAGTTATTGGAAGGTCTATCATAATCCGCAAAAAGCCCGATTAATCTTTGCTTCCTATGATCAAGCCAGGGCAGAAGTAAGTAAGCTGCACCAAATGGCTGCGGCAGCAGGAAAGGGGTAA
- a CDS encoding response regulator, producing MNILANILMIEDNTFIGRVIQMVLEEVGHKVEWCKSGTEAFDVLDSKQPDLVMTDLGLPGKSGKEVLEKMRSEQHLVGVPAIIMTGSFPDSKDYPEKNFYQGILEKPFDLEELKTTIKQWVS from the coding sequence GTGAATATCTTGGCTAATATTCTAATGATTGAAGACAATACCTTCATTGGTCGGGTAATCCAGATGGTCTTGGAAGAAGTTGGACATAAAGTAGAATGGTGTAAATCAGGCACAGAGGCTTTTGACGTATTAGATAGCAAACAACCTGATTTAGTAATGACGGATTTGGGTTTGCCCGGAAAAAGCGGGAAAGAAGTGCTTGAAAAAATGCGGTCGGAACAACATCTTGTTGGGGTTCCTGCTATAATTATGACGGGCAGTTTTCCTGACAGCAAAGATTATCCCGAAAAGAACTTTTACCAAGGAATTTTAGAAAAACCCTTTGACTTAGAGGAATTAAAAACTACTATAAAACAATGGGTGTCTTGA
- a CDS encoding winged helix-turn-helix transcriptional regulator codes for MELEKDLFGKCPYTTAQKVLSGKWSIMILYHLGIKTMRFGELQRQLPDLTQSTLTKQLRALEDYGLIERTIYPQVPPKVEYSLSDIGIKFQKVLAELAIWGNDYIKTLQKKEL; via the coding sequence ATGGAATTGGAGAAGGATTTATTTGGGAAATGCCCTTATACAACTGCCCAGAAGGTTCTGTCCGGCAAATGGTCGATCATGATTCTCTATCACCTCGGGATTAAGACCATGCGCTTCGGAGAATTGCAGCGGCAGCTGCCGGACTTGACCCAGTCAACGCTGACCAAACAGTTGCGTGCTTTAGAGGATTACGGGTTGATTGAACGAACGATTTACCCCCAAGTCCCCCCCAAGGTGGAATACTCCTTAAGCGATATCGGCATCAAGTTTCAAAAGGTCTTGGCCGAATTGGCAATTTGGGGCAATGACTACATCAAAACCTTGCAGAAGAAGGAGCTATAA
- a CDS encoding PstS family phosphate ABC transporter substrate-binding protein, with translation MKRLITLILINMLLLTLCACSHRGAARTEGTAGPPSSTQPASEGSTDGTMTAGAQALGITALNYPIIDGSTSTLSIVQSVYRAMYGEEAADTDGYPTKASKTVPSYHRLIDGKADMILVPYASADVLEEAENAGVELEFHKVAAEALIFITSAENPAESITLEQIRDIYLNYGITNWRELGGQAREVVPICRNSDSGSQSQMDNLILNNEKMHPDIRNNYVELTMEGMLEQVAFYHNGGLSGSPTNSYALGYTLYTYLQWMNNVTGIGEYLKVLSVNGVPPTAETIGDGDYPLADGYYAVIRSDLPRGHSARAVITWLQGKDGAKAIENLGLIPCAE, from the coding sequence ATGAAGAGACTCATTACTTTGATATTGATAAACATGCTGCTGCTGACGCTTTGCGCTTGTTCCCACAGGGGTGCCGCCAGGACTGAGGGGACGGCAGGGCCCCCGTCTTCTACACAACCTGCTTCCGAAGGCAGCACTGACGGCACAATGACGGCCGGTGCCCAGGCACTGGGTATTACTGCACTGAATTATCCAATAATTGACGGCTCAACTTCCACACTCTCTATCGTACAGTCTGTCTACCGGGCTATGTATGGCGAGGAGGCAGCCGATACAGACGGATATCCCACAAAGGCATCGAAAACAGTTCCCTCTTACCATCGTTTGATTGATGGGAAAGCGGATATGATCCTCGTACCCTATGCTTCTGCCGATGTACTGGAGGAGGCGGAGAATGCAGGTGTGGAACTGGAATTCCACAAGGTTGCCGCCGAAGCGCTGATCTTTATCACTTCCGCTGAAAACCCGGCGGAATCCATAACCTTGGAGCAAATCAGAGACATATATCTGAACTATGGCATTACCAACTGGAGGGAGTTGGGAGGGCAGGCTAGAGAAGTTGTTCCTATTTGCCGCAATTCTGACAGCGGAAGTCAATCGCAAATGGACAATCTGATCCTCAACAATGAGAAAATGCATCCGGACATCCGGAATAATTATGTAGAACTTACGATGGAGGGAATGCTGGAGCAGGTAGCATTTTATCATAACGGCGGTTTGTCAGGGAGCCCGACTAACAGCTATGCCCTGGGCTACACCCTGTATACTTACCTGCAGTGGATGAATAATGTAACCGGTATCGGCGAATATCTGAAAGTTCTCTCAGTTAATGGCGTGCCGCCCACAGCAGAAACTATCGGAGACGGCGATTATCCCCTGGCCGACGGCTATTACGCAGTTATACGCTCAGACCTTCCCCGGGGTCACAGTGCCCGGGCGGTTATCACATGGCTTCAGGGAAAAGACGGTGCAAAGGCCATAGAAAATCTTGGCCTGATTCCCTGTGCTGAATGA
- a CDS encoding ATP-binding response regulator, which yields MMKDKVKILMVDDRVENLLALEAILESNSYDLIRAHSGHEALKQVLDHDFALILLDVQMPEIDGFETASLIRMREKSQHTPIIFITANYQEQEQINKGYELGAIDYILKPVNPANLRYKVARFVDLYNYQDEMIEEEMLRSHQLRLLGEMAAGVSHEVRNPITGVRAYLQLIQGKSEFVNYQEDISLMISELDRAKLLISEFLSLGRSSPSQFEMNNLNILVNTLKPLILADAKHHKMTARIETGDVPDFSMNSKEIRQITLNLCRNGLEAMAPRGCLVIKTYLENNQVVLSIQDQGKGINPEILKKLGTPFLTDKESGNGLGLSICYSIAARHNATIEVNTSSKGTTFFVKFKL from the coding sequence ATGATGAAGGATAAAGTTAAAATCTTAATGGTTGATGACCGGGTGGAAAATCTTTTAGCGTTAGAAGCTATTTTAGAGTCAAACTCCTATGATTTGATAAGGGCCCATTCAGGGCACGAAGCCCTAAAGCAAGTGCTGGATCACGACTTTGCCTTAATTCTGTTAGATGTACAAATGCCGGAAATCGATGGCTTTGAAACAGCAAGCTTGATAAGGATGAGAGAAAAATCACAGCATACCCCCATCATTTTCATTACTGCAAATTATCAGGAGCAAGAACAAATTAATAAAGGATACGAGCTTGGAGCCATAGATTATATTTTAAAACCTGTGAACCCAGCGAATCTCAGATATAAAGTCGCTCGTTTTGTTGACTTATATAATTATCAAGATGAAATGATCGAAGAAGAAATGCTCAGATCCCATCAACTTAGACTTTTGGGGGAAATGGCAGCCGGAGTCAGTCATGAGGTTAGAAATCCAATAACCGGAGTGAGAGCCTATCTTCAATTAATTCAGGGAAAAAGCGAGTTTGTAAACTATCAGGAAGATATAAGCTTGATGATAAGTGAACTTGACCGGGCGAAATTACTAATCAGCGAATTCCTATCCCTGGGACGCAGTAGTCCATCACAGTTTGAAATGAATAATCTGAATATCCTGGTTAATACTCTGAAACCACTCATTCTGGCTGACGCTAAGCATCATAAAATGACAGCCAGAATAGAGACCGGCGATGTGCCTGATTTTAGTATGAACAGTAAAGAGATACGGCAAATCACTTTAAACTTATGCCGAAATGGTTTGGAAGCAATGGCTCCAAGAGGCTGCCTTGTCATTAAAACCTATTTGGAAAATAATCAGGTTGTTCTTTCCATTCAGGACCAAGGCAAGGGCATTAATCCGGAAATTCTAAAAAAGCTGGGAACGCCTTTTCTAACCGATAAGGAGAGTGGAAATGGATTGGGACTTAGTATTTGTTATTCTATCGCTGCACGTCATAATGCAACTATAGAGGTCAATACAAGTTCGAAGGGTACGACGTTTTTTGTTAAATTCAAATTGTAG